acattgtCCAAGGACaagacataaactgattagaaccaactAAGTCCAAGATGGTGTACAAGTGGACTTCCACTAGACCTGAAGACTCCGTGTATGCTcactgtaacacatcagcaagctaaatgacacatccACAGGTGTCATGACAGTTCTAAGACTGAACAGAAGGTCAAAAAAGGGATGGTGGCCCAATTTCTGGAAATCCCCAACCCTTTCTCAAAATAGCTAGAATATtcttcccactcattagcctatgaaattactcaCCCTTGTAAAAACTAACAATTCCATACCTGTTGCCTCTCTTGCCTTCCAAAATGGTCTACATTCTGTCTCTGGAGTGTGTTTCCTCCCTGAATAAACcttctttcactttactatggCGTGCTCTTGAATTTTTTCCTGTGTGCAGCCAAGAACCCACACTTGGcggctgtcccagggactctgtCCCTGGGATGTGACCATTTTCTCATACCCCATTCTCTTTCCTACAGCAGTCCCATTTCTAAGTAGGGGCAGTCATGAGGAGGGAGGCAAGGGGACGTCAGATGATGGTTACTACTGATTGATCTGTCCTCAGAAGCATGGCAGCAGCATGCAGGATCACTATGGAACCAGATCAGTGCCCAGAGAGGACTGGATACTGCAGAAGGACAGAGGCAGGAGAGACATGAGACGTGGGTGAGGGGTTGGTGCCTTGCAGATGGTTGGGGGATAGTTGTGGGGGAGGGAGTTCAGAGATCATCTATAACCTAGGAAAATCAGGGTGGTTCAGGTCTGAGACTGCCACATCAGCCCCCTCCCTGGGCCCTGGAGAGCATTATCAGACTTAGGGCAGCCCCAGGATGGCAGTATTCTTTGAGAGATGGGCACAGGACTCACAAGGCAGGCCCTCACCACAGGGTCCTCAGCatagacaggaaaagagaaagagaggagataaTTGGCTTCAGTGATCTCTGAGCTAAAGGGCACCCAGTCTGGCCCTGGACTATTTCTTCTTCTGGCTAAATGTCACAGTGGAGTCactagacttttctccaaagtaaCTGGCAGGCCTTTGAGGGTAAGAGCTCTTATTCTTCCACCTCCTCTGTATTCCAAAGCCCCTGCAAGACATGGCAAGGAAACAGTGCTGGGTAAAGATTCAGGTCTCACTCAAATAGTTAGAAAGGCTagttttcataataataaaaattcaggACAGAGGGGCTGTCacagaaagtagagaaaaggTGGTGGGCTTCACAggcagctcagacggtaaagaatctgcctgcaatgcaggagacctgggttcaatccctgggttggaaagatctcctggagaaggaaatggcaacctgctccagtattcttgcctgggaaatcccacagatagaggagcctggtgagctacgagtccatgggttcacagagtcagacacaagtgactaacacttttttcatATAAAGCATGGCCTTGAAGACAGGGGCTGGTCTTAATCATCTTTTTGTGGACCATCCTGAGACATTGATGCACCTTAGTAATGATTCATGAAAGGGAAACTGCTATCAAAAATGATATTTAGAGGAGGTCATGATAGCAGGGCAATAGGACATAGAGTTCATCTCTTTAGACAATGCACCAAGAATAAATCTACAAATGGGATAATTCTCACAAAGCACCAGCTGAACACTAGCAGAGGAACTGAGAGGCCTCAAAGGACAGGAAAGACCCCCAAGTGACTGGGTAGGATgcaagaaagaaggggaaaagaagagaggaagcaggGTGAGGCTGGttcccaggggtggggggatCTGAGGAGATGTTCCCACATCTTGGGAACTCCCGTCACCAGCAGGGAGATCAACTGGGACAGAAGGAGAACTTAGGGGGCTATCAGAGGAGAGTTGAGTAAGCAATCTGTGGCACGCAAGACAGAGTCAGACTCACAGTCTCTGTCACAGCCCTGTGCACTCCACCCTGAGACGTGTGTCTGCCAGTATGAATGGGGATTGGGTGCTGGAACCTGGGGTTTGGAGAGCAAACCTGGGAAGGGCTGTGAGGAGACAGCCTGAGGAAGTGGGAGTGAGGAAGTTTGCAACTAGGAATGTTTCTGGAGAAAACTTGGATTGCCGTAGAAGcaaaaagtgaagtgttagtaactcagtcatgtctgactctttgcgtccccatggactgtagcctgccaggctcctttgtccatagaattctccaggcctttaTCAGGACGTCACAGGTCCATGCCCTGGGCCAGCATTTCAATGTCCCATGACCAGAAGTGAATATGCTCTGGGAGAACAGATCACATCAACCAAGTTCTCAAGAAAATACATCAACTAACACTCTTATTAATTGACAACTGCAGAGCCACTTGGCACAAGATCTAGATCAGATTATCTTCTAAATAAGTTGACCTGGGGATTATCTTGTCTACAGTAGAATTAtgactgtgtgtgctgtgtgctattgctcagttgtatccgattctttgcaaccccatggactgtagcctgccaggctcctctgtccatagaattctccaggcaagaatactggtgtgggtggcCAGTACCACTGTTAAGAGATGCATGAGGGGCAGGGTCGCCATTgcagcctctctccccacatggTAGCCCTGCCTCACGGGCACTGGCAGGGTCCCCTCCCAGGTCTGGCTCTCTCAGGCCCACAATCTCTGGCTCCCTCACATGACTTGTTGTCACTGGGGCCAGCCCTCTCATGCCTGTGGCTCCTGGCTTCCCTGCACACCTCAAAACACCAGGGCCGGCTCTTTTGCACCAATGACTGGGCACTAGGAAAGACCCCTTCTGGGGCTGATTTTCTCTCACCCATAGCTGCTGACCTCCCTACATGCCTTGTCAGCACTAGGGCCAGCTCTCTTGTGCCCATGGTCAAGCACTGGGAAGGACCCCATTGGGGCTGATCTTCTTGCACCTGGGGCCACCAGCTCCCATATGTGCCTGTCATTGCCTGGGCTCTCATGACCCCATCCACAGAACCACCTCCACACTCCCTCATTGAATGGGTGGACTTGTGTGCTCCAGGGAGACCACAGAAGCAGACCTGCTGTGGGTGGTCCACACACAGAGGTGGGGCTAAAACCACTGAACTCGAGGCAGCCATGCAACTAAAGAAGGAAAGCTCAAATCTCTCTTTGCAACTGCATAAATAGTGAATTTACAGTCTTGTGACTGACTTTGTAAGCTCAGTACCTATAGATCATCTATATGGACAAGTGCTCCTATAGCCAAGATGAGTCTGGCTTTAGTAGCTGTATACTTTGTAGGTATATACACATGGGGGGTTGGACCCAGGTAGAATCTAAGCTGCCTCAGTAGCACCCACAGTGGGTCTAAATCCATTATTACTGCAATCCTGAGACCTGAATCCAGTGAATCTATGCTGGAGGCCTGGTGAAAACAATGTCTGAGACACTAGGGCCAGTGCTGTCATACCCACAGTTAAGTTGGTGCCAAGAGCAGTGCCAACAACAGTGTAACCTGAGAGCTCACACAGAGGGTGAAAGGTGACACAATAGAATACACCACATGTGAACAATTCCAGAGGAGGAATACTCAGTCACTTCCATCCCAGTGAGAGTGCTCCAATACCACCTATCTTGCATTATGGATCAGAAACACAGTGAAGAAACAGACCTGGGGGCCTCTACTCCAACAAATAGGGAGCAGACTCCACCTCTGACAAGACAGTGCCAAACACAGAGCAAAAGGGAGGCCCTGCTCAATATGTAGGGCAGCCTCTGGTTATGACACTGGGCAAACCCCCTATCAAGAGGATAATGGCACAGCCTCTGGACCAATGTCATCCACCAGTgggcagacaccagaagcaagaGGAACTACAATCCTGCAACCTGTAGAAAGCTGACCACAAACACAGTAAGCTagacaaaatgaaataaagaaatatattgcaGATGAAGGAGCAAGAAAAAAACCTATAAGAGCACCTAAATGAAGAGGAGAAGATACACAATCTATCtagaaaagaattcagagtagtgatagtgaagatgatccaaaattttggaaaaagaatggaggcacagaatgagaagatacaagaaatgtttaacaaagacctagaagaaaagcaattatcctccaactaaaaataaaattttaaaaagacctaggagaactgaagaactaaagaacaaacacatataataactgaaatgaaaaataaactaaaaggaatcaatagcagaataactgaggcagaagaaagaataaatgagctAGAAGACAGAACGGTGGAAATTACTACCATGgaacagaataagaaaaaagaacgtatacctgtggcagattcatttagatatttggcaaaactaatacaattttgtaaagtttaaaaaataaaattaaattaaaaaaaaaagaaaaataaaataaaattaaaaaaaaaactaaaaaaaaaaaaaaaaaccccgcaaacaaacaaaaaaaaaacaaaaaaaagaaaaaagaatgaaaataaatttcagagtATCTTGgaaaacattaaacacaccaacattgaattataggggtctcagaagagGTAGATAAAGAGAAAgggtctgagaaaatatttgaagaaattatagttgaaaatgtcCCAAATATGGGAAAGGAATTAACCACCCAAATCCAGAAAGTGTGGAGAGTCCTGTacaggataaacctaaggagGATCATGCCCAGGCACATATAAATCAAACTGTTAAAactgaatacaaagaaaaatattaaaagcaaaaagggaaaagCACCAAACAACATACAAGGGActccccataaggttatcagctgagtTTTCAGCAGGAAGTCTGTGGGTCAGAAGGGGGTGACATGATATGTTTAACTTGATGAAAGGGATAAAATTACAATCAAGAATGCTCTATCAGCAAAGATTTgacaaagaaatcaaaagctttacagaaaaggaaaagctagaattcagcaccatcaaacccaCAAGAGAGGAGATGGTGGGTAAAGATGGTCATCAAACCAGAGAGaggagaacaaaagaggaaggaaagaagaaaagatctacaaaaacaaaccaaaaataattaagaaaatgtcatTAGAGATACACAtatcaaaaattactttaaatgtaaatagattaactGCTCTACCCAAAAGACatagattggctgaatggatacaaaaacagacTGAAGGTTGGAAAAGGATTACAAAACATGCTacaggaacttctctaggcagaggaagaaaaatagatCACAACTAGAAACCAGAAAATCAGAGAGAacgagaaggaaggagagaaaagggcGTCCACGGATTATAGTACATACAGCCAAGCTGCAGCCCAGCAGGGCTACAGTGCGTACACCGCCCAGCCCACTCAAGGATATGCACAGACTACCCAGCAGGCATATGGGCAGCAAAGTTATGGAACCTATGGACAGCCCGCTGATGTCAGCTACACCCAGGCGCAGACCACTGCAACCTACGGGCAGACCGCCTATGCAACTTCTTATGGACAGCCTCCCACTGGATATTCTACTCCAACTGCCCCCCAGGCATACAGTCAGCCTGTCCAGGGGTACGGCACTGGTGCTTACGACACCACCGCTGCTACGGTTACTACCACCCAGGCCTCCTATGCAGCTCAGTCTGCATATGGCGCTCAGCCTGCTTACCCGGCGTATGGACAGCAGCCAGCAGCCACTGCGCCTGCAAGACCGCAGGATGGTAACAAACCCGCTGAGACTAGTCAACCTCAATCTAGCACAGGGGGTTACAAACAGCCCAGCCTAGGATATGGACAGAGTAACTACAGTTATCCCCAGGTGCCTGGGAGCTACCCCATGCAGCCGGTCTCGGCACGACCATCCTATCCTCCTACCAGCTACTCCTCTACACAGCCGACTAGTTACGATCAGAGCAGTTACTCCCAGCAGAACACCTACGGGCAGCCGAGCAGCTATGGACAGCAGAGTAGCTATGGTCAACAAAGCAGCTATGGGCAGCGGCCACCCACTAGTTACCCCCCCAGACTGGATCCTACAGCCAGGCTCCAAGTCAATATAGTCAACAGAGCAGCAGCTACGGGCAGCAGAGTTCATTCCAACAGGACCACCCCAGTAGCATGGGTGTTTATGGGCAGGAGTCTAGAGAATTTTCCGGACCAGGAGAGAACCGGAGCATGAGTGGCCCTGATAACCGGGGTAGGGGAAGAGGGGGATTTGATCGTGGAGGCATGagcagaggtgggtggggaggaggacgCAGTGGAATGGGCGCTGGAGAGCGAGGCGGCTTCAATAAGCCTGGTGGACCCATGGATGAAGGACCAGATCTTGATTTGGGCCCACCTGTAGATCCAGATGAAGACTCTGACAACAGTGCCATTTATGTGCAAGGACTGAACGACAGCGTGACTCTCAATGATCTGGTGGACTTCTTTAAGCAGTGCGAAGTCGTTAAGACGAACAAGAGGACTGAACAACCCTTGATCCATTTTTACTTGGACAAGGAAACAGGAAAGCCCAAAGGTGATGCTACGGTGTCTTATGAAGACCCACCAACTGCCAAAGCTGCTGTCGAGTGGTTTGATGGGAAAGATTTCCAAGGGAGCAAACTTAAAGTGTCTCTTGCTCGGAAGAAGCCACCCATGAACAGCATGCAGGGAGGGGTGCCCCCGCGTGAGGGCAGGGGGATGCCGCTGCCGCTCCGAGGAGGTCCAGGGGGCCCAGGAGGTCCTGGAGGACCCATGGGGCACATGGGAGGCCGCGGAGTAGACAGAGGAGGCTTCCCACCAAGAGGGCCCCACGGTTCCCGGGGGAACCCGACTGGAGGAGGAAACGTGCAGCACCGAGCTGGAGACTGGCCGTGCCCCAACCCGGGCTGTGGGAACCAGAACTTCGCCTGGAGAACAGAGTGCAACCAGTGTAAGGTCCCAAAGCCTGAAGGCTTCCTCCCACCGCCTTTCCCACCCCTGGGCGGTGACCGCGGCAGAGGTGGCCCTGGAGGCATGCGGGGAGGAAGAGGTGGCCTCATGGACCGCGGTGGTCCCGGTGGAATGTTCAGAGGCGGCCGTGGTGGAGACAGAGGTGGCTTCTGGGGCGGCCGGGGCATGGACCGCGGTGGCTTTGGTAGTGGAAGACGAGGTGGTCCTGGGGGGCCCCCTGGACCACTGATGGAACAGATGGGAGGACGACGAGGGGGGCGAGGAGGACCTGGAAAGATGGATAAAGGCGAGCACCGTCAGGAGTGCAGAGACCGGCCCTACTAGATGCAGAGACCCCCAGAGCTGCATTCACcaccagatttattttttaaaccagaaaatgttttaaatttataattccaTATTTATAATGCTGGCCACAACATTATGATTATTCCTTGTCTGTACTTAAGTATTTTTCACCATTTGTGAAGAAAcattaaaacaagttaaatggtaaaaaaaaaaataaaagaaaatcacaaatggGAAACCTCACTGgtaaaacaaaacctaaagtaaAAGCAGGAAATCATCCATACacaaatatgacatcaaaactAGCAACCATAAGAAGAGGAAAGCACAAATGCAGGAAATGGGAAATTGAGAGGCCAGCAATTTAaacttgcatatatatatatatatatatatatatatagtggtttccctggtggcttagtggcaaagaatctgcctaccaatgcagaagatgaaggctcaatccctgagtcaggaaggtcccctggagaaggaaatggcaacctcctccagtattcttgcctgggaaatcctatggaaagaagagcctggtgggctatagtccatgggtcacaaagaattggacatgacttagtgactgaacaacaacaatgacaccatctatgtgtgtgtgtgtatacatatatatatatatagagagagagagagagagagagactgctaTATCAAAATCTCAGgggagatgcaaattaaaagcTATGatagatacacacaaaaataagaaagcaaccCAACCACAACACTAAAGATGGTCATCAAACCACAAGAGaggagaacaaaagaggaaggaaggaagaaaagacctacaaaaacaaaccaaaaataattaagaaaatggcaaaataaatacacatatcaaaaattactttaaatgtaaaaggATTTAACTGCTCCACCCAAAAGACatagattggctgaatggatacaaaaacagactgaaagttggaaaaagatatttcatgcaaatagaaatcaaaagaaaactggaatagcAATAGTCGTATCAGAAATAGACTTTAAATAAAGACTGCtacaggagacaaggaaagacacTACCTAATGATCAAGggttcaatccaagaagaagacatagctttgtaaatatatatgcacccaacaaagaagcacctcaatatataagggaCATGCTAACAACCATATAAGGGGAAATCAATAGTAACACCATAATAGtaggtggaaacagtgtcagactttattttttggggctccaaaatcactgcagatggtgactgcagccatgaaattaaaagatgcttactccttggaaggaaagttatgaccaacctagatagcatactcaaaagcagagacattactttgccaacaaaggttcgtctagtcaaggctatggtttttccagtggtcatgtacagatgtgagagttggactgtgaagaaagctgagcaccaaagaattgatgcttttgaactgtggtgttggagaagactcttgagagtcccttggactgcaaggagatcctaccagtccatcctaaaggagatcagtcctgggatttctttggaaggaatgatgctaaagctgaatctccagtactttggccacctcatgcgaagagttgactcattggaaaagactctgatgctgggagggattgggggcaggaggagaaggggacaacaaaaagGGAGCCATCTCAtctcagagaatgagatggctgaatggcatcactgactcgatggacgtgagtttgagtgaactccatgagatggtgatggacagggaggcctggcatgctgcgattcatggggtggcaaagagttggacacaactgagcgactgaactgaactaaactgaatagtaggtgactttaacaccccacttaatCAATGGACACTTAATCcagtcagaaaataaataagaaaacactagccttaaatgacacattagaccagatagaCTTAATCGATGTTTATTggagcattccatccaaaagcagcagaatacactgtCTTCCCAGGTGTACATGGAACTATCTCCAAgacagatcacatcttgggtcacaaatcaagccctGGTAAATTTAGGAAAATCGAAAACATATCATGCATCTATTCTAACCACCATGATAtgaaattataaatcaattagagggggaaaactgtttaaaaaaaacaccacgttcacatggaggctaaacaatatgttctaaataaccaatggatcactaaggaaatcaaagaggaaatttaaaaatacctagagacaaatgacaatAGAAAAttacccaaaacctatgggatagagcaaaagcagttctaagaggaaagtttatagcaatacaatcttacctcaagaaacaagaaaaatatcaaatagacaacctaaccttatacctaaagcaaccagagaaagaacaaatgaaaccCCAAGTTAATagagggaaagaaatcataaaaatcaaggcagaaaaaaattaaatagagacaaagaaaacaatagtaaagatcaatgaaaataaaaggtggttctttgagaaaataaacaaaagtgatAAATCTTTATCAAgtctcatcaaggaaaaaaggcaaaaatgcagataaataaaattagaaataaaaaaggagaaattgcaAAAGacactacagaaatacaaaggatcataagagattacctCAAGCAACTATATGCTAAAAATGGACAACCTAGGAGATTGAACAAGTACTTAGAAAAGTACGGttttctaagactgaaccaggatgaaatagaaaatataagcagacaaccacaagtactgaaattgaagctgtgattaaaaaacaaaaacccagggccagatggcttcaaaaacaaaatctatcaaacatttagagaagagttaacacctacccttcagaaaaatattccaaaatattgcagaggaaggaacactctgACGCTCATTCTATGAAATAACCATCACCTGGATACCAAAACCAGTGAAAAatatcacaaagaataaaattacagGCCACTATCActgatgatggagaaggaaatggcaccccactccagtactcttgcctggagaatcccatggacggaggagcctggtaggctgcagtccatggggtcacagaggattggatatgactgagcgacttcactttcacttttcactttcatgcattggagaaggaaatggcaccccactccagtactcttgcctggagaatcccatggacggaggagcctggtaggctgcagtccatggggtcacagaggattggatatgactgagcgacttcactttcacttttcactttcatgcattggagaaggaaatggcaacccactccagtgttcttgcctggagaatcccagggacgggggagcctggtgggctgctgtctatggggccgcacagagtcggacacgactgaagtgacttagtagtagtagtaatcactgatgaacacagacacaaaaaccctcaacaaattattagcaaactgaaaccaacaacacattaaaaggatcatagtccatagtgaaagtgaaagtcactcagtcgtgtccgactctttgtgaccccatgaactataaagtccatggaattctccaggccagaatactggaatgggtagcctttcccttctccaggggatcctcccaagccagggatcgaacccaggtctcccacattgcaggcagattctttaccagctgagccacaagggaagcccatagtcaTAGTCCATAGTCAAGTGTGATTTACCCCAGAGATGCAAAGATTCTTAAGCAtgtgtaaatcaatcaatgtgatacaccacatcaacaaccTATAGGATAAAGACCACAAGATCATTTCagtagatgcaggaaaagcttttgacaaaattcaacactcatttatgattaaaaaaaaattactctcagAAAGCGGGCACGAGGGAACTtacttcaatataataaaggcaatatgaaaaacccacagcaaacatcattctcaatggtgaaaaacagaaagcatctCCTCTAAGactaggaacaagacaaggatgtccactctcaccactttattcaacattgttttggaagtcctagccataacaatcagagaagaaaaagaaatgaaagtaatgtaaatcagaaaagaagaagtaaaattatcactgtttgcagatgacatgatactatacaaaGAGAATCCtaaaaatgctgttggaaaactactagagctcatcaatgaatttggtaaagttgccaGATACAAAATCTATATACAGAACTCTCTTGCACACCTATACACTAGCAACAaaagatcaaaaagagaaattaagaaaacaatcccatttaccataacagcaaaaagaataaattacctaggaataaacctacctcaGGAGGCAAAAGACTTGTACTCAGAAAATTATCAGATAccaatgaaagaagtcaaagatgatgtccatcaatggaggaatggataaagaagatgcagtacatgTATATCATGGAatatattcagccataaaaaagaacaaaataataccattttcaggaacatggatggacatagagactgccatactgagtgaagtaagtcagacaaagacaaatatatgatatcaattataaatggaatcttaaaaatggtacaaatgagcctatttacaaaatagaaattgagtcacagatgtagaaaacaaacttatgattaccaagggGGTAAGGGGCGGGGGgtgaagggataaattggaataTAAGGATTGACATATACCCACTACTCTACATAAAAGACAACTAATaataacctactgtatagcacagggaattctatttGGTGCTctgtaa
This window of the Bubalus bubalis isolate 160015118507 breed Murrah chromosome 12, NDDB_SH_1, whole genome shotgun sequence genome carries:
- the LOC102394434 gene encoding LOW QUALITY PROTEIN: RNA-binding protein EWS-like (The sequence of the model RefSeq protein was modified relative to this genomic sequence to represent the inferred CDS: inserted 1 base in 1 codon); amino-acid sequence: MDQKHSEETDLGASTPTNREQTPPLTRQCQTQSKREALLNINQKIRENEKEGEKRASTDYSTYSQAAAQQGYSAYTAQPTQGYAQTTQQAYGQQSYGTYGQPADVSYTQAQTTATYGQTAYATSYGQPPTGYSTPTAPQAYSQPVQGYGTGAYDTTAATVTTTQASYAAQSAYGAQPAYPAYGQQPAATAPARPQDGNKPAETSQPQSSTGGYKQPSLGYGQSNYSYPQVPGSYPMQPVSARPSYPPTSYSSTQPTSYDQSSYSQQNTYGQPSSYGQQSSYGQQSSYGQRPPTSYPPXTGSYSQAPSQYSQQSSSYGQQSSFQQDHPSSMGVYGQESREFSGPGENRSMSGPDNRGRGRGGFDRGGMSRGGWGGGRSGMGAGERGGFNKPGGPMDEGPDLDLGPPVDPDEDSDNSAIYVQGLNDSVTLNDLVDFFKQCEVVKTNKRTEQPLIHFYLDKETGKPKGDATVSYEDPPTAKAAVEWFDGKDFQGSKLKVSLARKKPPMNSMQGGVPPREGRGMPLPLRGGPGGPGGPGGPMGHMGGRGVDRGGFPPRGPHGSRGNPTGGGNVQHRAGDWPCPNPGCGNQNFAWRTECNQCKVPKPEGFLPPPFPPLGGDRGRGGPGGMRGGRGGLMDRGGPGGMFRGGRGGDRGGFWGGRGMDRGGFGSGRRGGPGGPPGPLMEQMGGRRGGRGGPGKMDKGEHRQECRDRPY